The genomic interval gaagAGTTTTTAGAGTACCATATTTAGAAATAATTAGAATACAAATATAGATGTACAACAATCTTTGAAACAGACGGGAGGTTTATGAGAGTAAACATCATGCAGATCGAATGAGATAGAGGTTATCAATTCAAGACCTCtgacatatttaaatataaaaactctattaaacatgttgtgattttatgtaatttatttaacatCTGCTTGCTGCAGACtcaaaaaaatcattattcTGAGTATCGATCTGGAATAATTTGAAGATTGGGACTCTTTCAAAGCATCGATCATCAAGCATCTGAAGCGTCTGACTCCATGATCCACTCTTTGACATGAGATGTGTGTGGTCGTGGACTATAAGGCTGTCACAATACCATCATTTCAAACTTCAATTTGGTACTGCTAAACCATATCAATGCCTGGATTGATGCCATGGCAACAAACATAGAAGTCCTATAGACACCCTAAATTGGGTTGGGGGGTAACGTCTTGTTTTTACGATCAAAAATTGCAATTCCAATTTCAGCTCACTGTCGAAATTGCAAATAATACGTTGGtaatgaaaagtaaataaataatccGATACACACTGAAAATAAGTTCAGCCCAGCACAATCACAGGTGTATTAAATACAAATGGTCACATGACCAATCGTCACAATAAACATTATCCCGGGtcacagctcaaaatgaaaactATAATGTGCGAACATAAAATATTCATCCACAAAGTCCAAAGTAAATCATAAAGTATATAGTgtgaaataaagtacatatagTGTATCATAAATTacatatacaaatacaaagcatATACGTATTATCATATTTACAAGAGAAACAAGACAAGGACCATTTCATGTCAATTTGAAATATAGATAGCATGGTCCTTCCCTCCTTTGACTTACTGAAGAACCTGAGAACGTAAAGGCTGTGTACAGAAGCCCTGTTGGCCAAAATACATATATGTTCCCATATGTTGCCAATGTATAAGTGCAATTTAGACATAGGGCTGGAGTCTACATGCAATGTTTAATGGATTCATTCCTCCTCTACACACCTGtatcatctttatttatttatttttttatattttgctatTATTTTTGAGACTATCGATCATTTAAATAGcagattgtatcgttttaaaacacttgGTATCAAGAAGTATCTGTAATTTTGACAATCTTAGAAGGTACAGATTTACAATCACAGATAAACACTTGTGCAAACTGAAAAATAATGCATGCTCAGTCTTCATATTCCCACTTTATTTCATGTATGATTTTCATTCTCAGCAACATTttattcagaaactaaactgtATGACTCCGAAGCGGCTTTATTTCTCCAATACACGAGAACTTTAAGTAATGCttgtcaatgtttttgtgcagttcTTAAAACAGACCGTGTGCAGGAGCTTACCTGCAACTCTGGATGGATTAATTCCTTGGCCACTTTTAGATGATCGATCATTCAAATAACAGAGACTGTTGTAAAACAAGTGAAAAGTATCAGAGGATGGAACATGTTGACCACCTTAATGTGGACTGTCCATCACTTCTTCAAGACTCAAAAGATTTAGAGTGACGCTGATGCTGTCGACTTCTCGTCATTGCACCGACACAAAACTAAAAAGTAGAAGAAAGGATGCAATGTGGGTTTGTTTATATTGCAAcgattaacaaaaaaaaagcagatatcTGCAGGGCATTGATCTTTCATCGACATGCAGCAAAGCTTTCATGCTACAAATAGAAACATCCTCATGTGGAAGCAGAGCATCAACCTTACAAACAGTAAAGCACAGTTCTGTCTataaaagaatagaatagatgtttatttccatttgcacaggtacaggacagtacaggtacattggaattcttgtgcgtttctccctgagtcagcttctacaaaaaagttaaaatgatatataaaatagaaaagcatgataagaaaaaaaagagtagaaaagtacaaataaaaaataaaagaaataagttgtagtaacagctaagtgatttaaaataaactgtacagaagctatacactgtattaaagcaaagatataatacaaaaaataacaaaggggaacactgtacaatgaaatgaaaatttaaatatgttttcttgtctctactttctacatctcttattgcacctgaggttattgcacacatatttttcacattatataattacactgttttttgtttttaaggttaatattgcacacttgtattgcactgtgaggtggtcaactgtccatttagtctgtgaggtgtgggcTGAAGTACTTCCTTCCCATCTTAATGTCCTGTGCTCACAGCAGCGAAAGCAGCGAAAGTGAATACTCTTATAATAAAAcagtatttctgtgtgtgtttgtgtttatctgaaaCTGAAGGTGCTCCAGCAGAACTTTATCAAACCACAACAGCTCAGAGGCAGCTCCTCAGCCAGGTAGGCAGCggcttctctttcttttctgtgtgtatgtgtgtgtgtccttcatcTCCTGTGTGCTGCTCCACAGATAGACGACGTGTGTTCGTCCTACCTCTCTGCAGACCTGAAGATGTGGGTGAGTGTCGTTCTGTGTCTTTTGTTAAAAGCAGCTTCATGTATAATAGATTCTAACAGCTGCTCCTCTGTGCAGGAGTCTGATGTGTTAGGAGAGCTCTGTGTGCTGATGCTGGTCCAGAAGTCAAAGGTGTGTCATAATGTTGATATTTTTACTTACTGAGGATGAGTGAATGTTTTATGTATGAttgatttaacatttaataGCATACAGTAGTAAGTAAGATgttttaaccctcatgcatcattatggacatttttgttcatttgggCAAAAGTTTCCTCTttatctggtcatcattttgtctgtgttagtgcatatggaacacatttttgtaagaaagactctctcttgacacattttagaatgcacattttaatttttttaatagatcaatagaacactgagaaacatttttactaccctcttaagtcactaaggacaacaatctccacttccaaaaaactgatataaaaatagaagagATTGATattcttttctacttttttctgcatacatctcttaaacaactctagccctgctcaaaactaccaaacattcaatcatttttaggaatttaaccctttaaatgccagtttgattacatgatgtcactgttgttatttatgaaaaaaaacaaacacagaaataagtaattttccatataacaaatatttggtggcttggggatttaaaaaaaaaatcagtcttggatatgtttaagagatttatgcaaaagaaaagtagaaaaaaatatcaatctgttctatttttatatcagttttttggcatggacatttttgtccttagtgacttaagagggtagtaaattaaactgatgcctgagggttaagtCCAGCATACTCACAGGGTgacgttttgttttcttctcaggAGCTCAAAGTGCGAGGAAGTAAACGGGTGAGAAAAACTTTTATATTTCCTTTTATCAAAAGTTCATTTAGAGCCACAGAGACGTGTCATGAGATGAAACCtaacattgtttgttttattgtcttgCTTATGTGCACTTTCTGTTCCATTTCTCTGGAGGACAAGATTTAGTTTTGTCACAGGAGGCACTAAGTAAATAAAAGGATAAATCTGTATTATTACActttctaatctttttttttttacagagattGTTATTCCCTGATCTAAGAAAGCAGCACACATTGCTTCACCATTATCATGGGAGTCACTTTTTTTGTGCTAATGAATCTTGGACATTAAAAATCGTTCTGCACATCTTCCCCCAAAACCAAAGTGCGTGAAGCTACATATTTTCAGCTAAAGATGATGAACACTAAAGTGTGCATGCAAACAAATCCTGCAGTCTGATAACTAACACATGCACAGTCTTTATATAAACACCCTCATCTCCCTGCTTCTCATATCTGATCAGACTTTTAATCTCAGCTACATTTAGTGCAGAAACAGGACTAACTCCACATGCTGCTTTATTTCTTAAATACAAGAGaacttttttgttatttgattTCACAGATATGAAGCAAAAAAGTAGGAATGCAATAGCAAGAATCTGGgataaaatatgtattaaaacACAGGTAGTACAATTGAATATATTACAACGTATCAAAGCAACAAGAACACAGCAGTAGACGACTGTATTGATATATTTAACAACAAGGAAACGTTGCAGAAATATAATAATTACTTTCCAAACAGTGAAATAAGATGTTGAGCCTTGTATTTATCTTATGCTTAAAATTATGACCAGTATAAATAATGTTGtggaatattttgtttttatttgtcatgtttttttataacccattgtgattattttatttgcttctttaatatttaatatgcTGTGAAATTATTTCAGcaagcattttaaaattcacttcatattattattttaagtgCTTGTGTCGTCTCTTATTATTCCTCTTTTATAATCATAACTACTCATAATTATTGCTCTCTCGTTCTAGTTCTACGTCAATTCTTTCTTACACGTTCTCAGTAGCTTTAAACGTTTTGAACAGTTAGTCAGTTTGATAGACTTAGgtttgtttgattcattttgacTATGAcgtgtcatctttttttaatgctgtaaaTACTAGAACTTACATATTTTTCTGTATGGGAGACAATGCAGATGTAATAAAAGTAGAATTCAATGTCATCTGTCATCAGGCTTTATGTGAGATAAGTCGGCTTTCATTACATTTGACTTTGCATTATGTtagttttcctttatttttcctCAGACGTGCGTTCACTTGTCcaaacagattgtgtttttatttgaaatgtgaagCGTGTTTCTCCTCCATCGCCGCTGCTGCACAATGCATTCATCAAAAAGACAGTGCTGAGGCTGCAACAGAGGGATGTTTTTACAATTCTGTGCTGCTCAGTGTCGTCTTATGTATGTTTCTGttagttatgtgtgtgtgtttgactggcTCCAtccgtgcgtgtgtgtttctgtatttgtcaGCCTCTTCTGTTGCATCCTCCTAGTGTGTAGTTTGTTAACTcctttttatgtgtgtatgcacCACCGACGTTCCAGCTCTTCACTTTCACTGGTTAAGTGAACCTAAATTCTGGTTTatactctgttattgagagacacacataaagcccaaaccacacacacacacacacacacacacacacacacacacacacacacacacacacacacacacacacaaacaggacctgtggacatgcattagtgatGTCAGGCTGatacacactgctatgcagggagcgcaccagagcagttgggggttcagtgccttgctcaagggcacctctccagctactagaCCGACTTCCACATTTTGGTCtgcacagggacttgaaccgtcactccggttcccaactcaagtccctacagactgagctactagCCCTCCCCATACCTAttgataaaacaaagacatacgCCCAAATATATACAATCATTGTTGCACATGAAATCTGATTTTGTGAGacttgtttatttacattttctggaGGAACATTAAAGGATGAACAGGAAATGTGCGGTTGCAGGACGCACAAAAGAAACAGTGCATTGGTTTCTGTATGTTTGAATCAGATGTTGATTCTGAAAGGCGTGCACTTCGTCTGATCGTATGTTTTCCATGGCTCCATGTGAGTAATGCTGCTTGGTGTTGCTCAGCGCTCCTCGCTCTGTGTATGAGCTCAGTCCACATTAGTTGTTCTTTCCCGGGCTTCGAGGTAATTACGGTCTAAAATTAGTGCAGCTGACAGGTGAACGTATCCCTCAATGCTATCAAGCAGGCTGACATTCACAAAGTGGACACAGAggaattgtttgttttgaaaaatcCAGACGTCCATGTTTGAGCGGTTACTGAcagaagagagatgaagagacaCGGAGCAAAATGTCAAATCAAGAtgcaaaatgtttcatgtaATCAAATgaaattctgtgttttttgtctctgcagggaGAGCTTCAGGGGCCCGGAGGAATCCAGAGCAGAGGTTACTTCCTCTATCGGGTATGAACATGTTTCATATCAAGACATTCAATGAAAAGTATAAAATCCCCCCGACACAGAATGAATGGCATTTTgaattccatttttatttgacttacaGCCACGGAATGGAAGACGATCCTTAGAATACGAGTAAATATAaggtaatccttttttttatcttgatgtattaaataaatgtattacatCATTAAAAGCCAAAGGGACtgagaattattattattatagggAGTGGACCATCAAAAGGTGTTCACATGTACACCTCCTCTGACTTCTACCTACAGTTCAACATTATTCTTGATTTGAGATGGAGAGTCTaaatccttctcctcctgcagggggcgacatcagaaaatattacaaatgtttagacaaaagaatccacgtttcatgacagccccataaaatacattttatctctgtcaataaaagatcaggaaattattttttttgtactttgctAACCAAAAGTCAGTCATTAAGGCAGTTTCTATgagtaacactgaaatatttgagctttgGCTCTTTTACACCTGTTGAACATGAcccagttttttattttatatttgagcaGTTCAGAGCTTTAGCAAAAGCAGGGCAAAGGTTGGAAACTGGATGAATACTTTATAAAAACGTGCTGCTTCTTTCCCTATTTCAGAAAGCAGGTTCAACAAAGTCTGAGCCCAATCCCGACCTCTGAGTTGAGTTACCCTCAGATGGGAAATTATTCCAAGTTTCCTTTTCCAAAACAGTTGATTTGAGATAAAGGCCTTGTCCCAAAATCTGCACTACGGGGGTCTTATCCAATTTTTTTGTCCaaagaatcagatttattgaccaggtatgtttacacacacataaggaatttaactttggtgaactgtgctctcttatgaacaggtacaacattaaatatcaacaagaaacagaataagaaaagactaatatttacatgactaaatatgaaacagtgcaaaagatgctgaagaaTGCAcaagtgtgtggtgtcactaTGATTATGTTACTGCTCCCAATCGTGTCAGAGCCTCCCCGATCAGGAATCGTAAATAtccaacatgtttgatattaatGATTCCTGATTGGACTGCATCCGACAGAATACCTGAAATCAGCctatgagagcgagcagacatGTAGGCATCACTAACCGGATTTTGTATACTCTGACAACTCACCCCCTGCTCGTGCTGTAAAGTGTGTAAAGCggcacatccatccatcttctcagccaggatttcatccgtgttgtttttttgcaaaacaaaacacacacagactgagagcCAGCTGACGACGTTCAtcctatttatttgtttttcttcccaaGTCATGTTTGTTCACGAGAGATTATGCGAGATCTCGTTTCTGTGAAATGGTTTCTACAAACAGCCGGTGTGTGATCTCCTGGTCTGGCCGAGtctctagtgtgtgtgtttggaggattataatgttaaaaatTGTTTAAAAGAGTCCAtatgtctgtggtctcccacattttttaaaaactggtaaagatttgaaaatcgtctagtgtgtgGCGAGCTTTAGTGCACCCATTGAGGTTTCAAACAGCTAACCAATAAGGAAGCAAAACAGTTACCCGGGTTGATCAGACAAGTACGTTGACAAGACAGACGATGGAGAAGAAAATCCTTTTTTAAGTGTAAAGTTATATCACAGTTTATCCTGTTCAAAAACAGAACCAATGGGAATAATGTCAATAGTAGATTAAGAAGATTATGTCCAGTTACTGTTATAATTAGAGGCACACATTAGCCTTAACATGTcagttaaaatatgaaataaagttCATTTGAGAAAGACCTAAGGGGAAAAGTTTAGGTAATCAGACACGGCCTTAGTTCAATCAACTCATTAAAGCATTAATGGAGCCTTGATAACTACAATTAACAATGCGTACTTTACCCCTCTGGAACTACAAATCCTGATGTAGACATACAGAGAGTATGGTCatgttttaagaaaaataaaaagtaacacagcagcagcagcaaaggagagagaaaacgcTGCCTGAGTCAATGCATTTGGACTGACTGAATAGggaaattatttaattaatcatTTCTGAAAAAGAGCACAGGGCATTTGACCCAAACCATAAACTTGTTGACAAGCTTTTCATTCATCTCCAAAAGCTGACTGGAGGCAGGCCAAAGATACGACATGAAACAACACGATGCCATAGACACAATATAATCCGACACGATACGATACAAGGGCCCAGCCATTTGACAGCAATAAAATAGAATGAAAAAGATAACACATGTGCAGCATGTTGTATACATGAGGGCATTACTATATGTAAGATTTTACTTCTAACAATCACAACCTACTACGTAGCTAATATAAAGCGTCTCACTGCTCCATTGTGCACATTTTGATGAAACCTTGTAGGCTCTTCAGGGACTGAACGAAACCTCAGTTCTCCTGTTATGTAGAGTCCaaaattaactgtttttttaaatacacaatcTGCTTTTTATAGCCGAATAAAGTCAAGATTATTCTGCGAgagaaaatattcacattttatgCCCTGTTACTTGCAGGGCATAAAAGCCTGACCCCAGGGTggatcttctctctctctctctctcgcccaaCATTCattctatgtttgtttgtgctatGGTTGTGGGTGTGTTGTTCCAATAAATCATTGTTACCTCAATTTAAGTTGTTCTTTCTCATATTTGTCATGGCCATGGAGCCAGGTTATGACAAATGTCCCATCCAAAGGTAGTCTTTATCTAAGTTCTGTGAAATAAACAAAGCAGGAATagcttttttaaagacaaaaatcatCAAAGAAAGgagattttaaaatacaattaaaatgaaaaaatatgttaTTAGGAGGAATGGGTACTGCTCTATATCTGTTGTATGTTTAATTTAGTTCATGTACGCGTTGCTTTTGGTATAATTATttgaattactttttaattttattttgaattaattgtatttttgtgcataatgttttccttttcagtGTATTATAATGTCACAGTATGTGAggcaaatatgaaaacaaagtaAATGCCTCTGTGTTATGGTGTAAAACAGTTCATCTGAAATATGCCCTCAGGTTTGAATCATCTTCCTGTCTGA from Labrus mixtus chromosome 3, fLabMix1.1, whole genome shotgun sequence carries:
- the nmu gene encoding neuromedin-U — translated: MQTQIQSMPRGVSSSAQSVSSSSGAMSPLSPASITLTALLILCVPVCTSAPAELYQTTTAQRQLLSQIDDVCSSYLSADLKMWESDVLGELCVLMLVQKSKELKVRGSKRGELQGPGGIQSRGYFLYRPRNGRRSLEYE